A stretch of Castanea sativa cultivar Marrone di Chiusa Pesio chromosome 2, ASM4071231v1 DNA encodes these proteins:
- the LOC142624065 gene encoding pectinesterase-like, whose product MTMASKLFPLCNFFLLLMLFSYSPSLASSSASPSTICNSTPHPSFCKSNLPPNEINTIQDYGWYFIHQSLSSAKDFLSLIKSYPISHSSYSKRTVHALKDCQLLADLTVDFLSKTLQTISSTNGLNSLQAEDLHTLLSATLTNQETCSDGLLELASDSSVKKGLLGPLSNGTKLHSISLALFKHGWVPKTKRESFPTERNHLLFSNMENIINGLLPLRMSITGRRLLQTTLGDVLVSQTVFVNPDGSGDFTTINDAVAAAPENTDISDGYFVIYIVPGVYYEYVSIDKNKQYLMMVGYGINQTVITGDHNKKDGSSTFDSTTFAVVGQGFVAMNITFRNTAGPHKGQAVAVRSGADKSAFYGCSFEGYQDTLYTHSLRQFYKECDIYGTIDFIFGNAKVVFQDCNIYLRLPMHCQYNVITAQGKTDVNQDTGTSIHHCSIRPAEELCGTETYLGRPWREYATTVYMQSFMDSLINSEGWHTWNDTDFAINTLYYGEYDNNGPGSDTSNRVKWPGYHVMNRDEANDFTVSNFIQKDDEWLPATGVPYTGGLL is encoded by the exons ATGACAATGGCTTCCAAGCTCTTCCCATTGTGCAACTTTTTTCTCCTATTAATGCTCTTCTCCTACTCTCCTTCTCTTGCTAGCTCCTCTGCTTCCCCAAGTACCATTTGCAACTCCACACCCCACCCATCTTTCTGCAAATCCAACTTACCACCAAATGAGATCAACACCATTCAAGACTATGGCTGGTACTTCATTCACCAGTCCTTATCATCAGCAAAAGACTTTCTTTCGCTAATCAAATCATACCCAATATCACATTCCTCGTATTCTAAACGTACCGTTCATGCCCTCAAAGATTGTCAGCTTTTAGCTGACTTGACCGTGGATTTCTTGTCAAAAACTTTGCAGACTATTAGCTCTACAAACGGTCTAAATAGCTTGCAAGCTGAGGATTTGCATACACTGCTTAGTGCCACTTTGACAAACCAAGAAACATGTTCTGATGGCCTGCTAGAGTTAGCATCAGACTCTAGCGTTAAAAAAGGCTTGTTGGGTCCTCTCTCTAATGGGACTAAGCTTCATAGCATATCGCTTGCGCTTTTTAAGCATGGTTGGGTTccaaagacaaagagagagagttttccAACAGAAAGAAACCATTTGTTATTTTCCaatatggaaaatattattaatggTCTTTTGCCTTTAAGAATGTCCATAACTGGAAGAAGGTTGCTTCAAACAACTCTTGGCGATGTATTGGTGAGCCAAACGGTATTTGTGAACCCAGATGGCAGTGGAGACTTCACCACTATCAATGATGCTGTGGCTGCTGCACCAGAAAATACTGATATTAGTGATGGATACTTTGTCATTTACATTGTACCTGGGGTTTATTATGAGTATGTTTCCATTGATAAGAACAAGCAATATTTGATGATGGTTGGGTACGGTATCAACCAAACTGTGATCACAGGCGATCATAACAAGAAGGATGGTTCGAGTACATTCGATTCTACAACATTTG CTGTTGTTGGGCAAGGATTTGTTGCTATGAACATTACCTTTCGTAACACAGCCGGACCACACAAGGGCCAAGCTGTGGCAGTCCGAAGTGGGGCTGACAAGTCCGCATTTTATGGATGTAGTTTTGAAGGCTACCAAGACACGTTATATACCCATTCTCTCAGGCAGTTTTATAAAGAATGTGATATTTATGGTACGATTGATTTCATATTTGGAAATGCAAAGGTAGTTTTCCAAGATTGCAACATTTATTTACGACTTCCAATGCACTGCCAATACAATGTTATCACCGCACAAGGCAAAACAGATGTAAATCAAGATACTGGGACTTCCATACATCATTGTAGCATTAGGCCAGCTGAGGAATTGTGTGGAACAGAAACATACCTTGGGAGGCCATGGAGGGAGTATGCAACAACTGTttatatgcaatcttttatGGATAGCCTAATTAACTCTGAAGGTTGGCACACATGGAACGACACTGACTTTGCTATTAATACATTATATTATGGGGAATATGATAACAATGGGCCAGGATCAGACACTAGTAACCGAGTTAAATGGCCTGGTTACCATGTCATGAATAGAGATGAGGCTAATGATTTTACTGTGTCgaattttatacaaaaagatGATGAATGGTTGCCTGCAACAGGAGTGCCTTACACTGGTGGTTTACTATAA
- the LOC142623207 gene encoding pectinesterase-like, with product MSMAFKRSPLCTIFILFILFSCSPSLASSSTSTSTFPSTICNSTPHPSFCKSKLPPNKLSTIHDYGMYYLHQSLSFAKGFLSLVKSYPIIFHSSYSISAIHTLKDCQLLADLNVDFLSKTFQTISSTNSLSSMQVEDLHTLLSATLTNHETCSDGLLELTSELDSSLKNSLLGPLSNGTKLHSISLALFKHGWVPKTNTKSFPTERNHIMFSNMEKIMNGLFPLKLSITGRGLLQTTLGNVLVSRTVFVNPGGRGDFTTINQAVAAAPENTDISDGYFVIYIAAGVYNEYVSIDNNKRYLMMIGEGIGRTVITGNHNNADNWTTFNCATFAVGGQGFVAKEISFRNTAGPKKGQAVAVRNGADLSTFYRCSFEGYQDTLLTHSLRQFYKGCDIYGTIDFIFGNAAVVFQDCNIYLRLPLHGQCNVITAQGKSDPNQNTGTSMHLCRIRKAENLDGTETYLGRPWKEYSTTVYTQSFLGRLINSKGWLTWNDSGFALNTLYYGEYDNRGPGSVTSERVTWHGYHVMNEKQAYHFTVCNFIQGNKWLPATHVPYTCGLL from the exons ATGTCAATGGCTTTCAAGCGCTCCCCATTGTGCACCATTTTTATCCTATTCATACTCTTCTCTTGCTCTCCATCTCTTGCTAGCTCCTCTACCTCAACCTCTACTTTCCCAAGTACCATTTGCAACTCCACACCCCATCCATCATTCTGCAAATCCAAATTACCACCAAATAAGCTCAGCACCATTCATGACTATGGCATGTACTACCTTCACCAGTCCCTATCATTTGCAAAAGGCTTTCTTTCGCTAGTCAAATCATACCCAATAATATTCCATTCCTCATATTCTATATCCGCCATTCATACCCTCAAAGATTGTCAGCTTTTAGCCGACTTGAACGTGGATTTCTTGTCAAAAACGTTCCAAACTATTAGCTCCACAAACAGTCTAAGTAGCATGCAAGTCGAGGATTTGCATACATTGCTTAGTGCCACTTTGACAAACCATGAAACATGTTCTGATGGTCTTTTAGAGTTAACATCTGAATTAGACTCTAGCCTTAAAAATAGTCTCTTGGGTCCTCTCTCTAATGGAACTAAGCTGCATAGCATATCACTTGCGCTTTTTAAGCATGGTTGGGTTCCAAAGACAAACACAAAAAGTTTCCCAACAGAAAGAAACCACATTATGTTTTCCAATATGGAAAAGATTATGAATGgtctttttcctttaaaattgTCCATAACTGGAAGGGGGTTGCTTCAAACAACTCTTGGAAATGTGTTGGTGAGCCGAACGGTGTTTGTGAACCCAGGTGGTCGTGGAGACTTCACCACTATCAATCAAGCTGTGGCTGCTGCACCAGAAAATACTGATATTAGTGATGGATACTTTGTCATTTACATTGCAGCTGGAGTTTATAATGAGTATGTTTCCATTGATAATAACAAGCGCTATTTGATGATGATTGGGGAAGGTATCGGCCGGACTGTGATCACAGGCAACCACAACAATGCGGATAATTGGACTACATTTAATTGTGCAACATTTG CTGTAGGTGGGCAAGGGTTTGTTGCTAAGGAAATATCATTTCGTAACACTGCCGGACCAAAGAAGGGCCAAGCTGTGGCTGTACGAAATGGGGCCGACCTGTCCACATTTTATAGATGCAGTTTTGAAGGCTACCAAGACACATTATTAACCCATTCTCTCAGGCAATTTTATAAAGGATGTGATATTTATGGTACAATTGATTTCATATTTGGCAACGCAGCTGTTGTGTTCCAAGATTGCAACATTTATCTACGACTTCCATTACATGGCCAATGCAATGTTATCACTGCGCAAGGCAAATCTGACCCGAATCAAAATACCGGGACTTCCATGCATCTTTGTAGAATTAGGAAGGCTGAGAATTTAGATGGAACAGAAACATACCTAGGGAGGCCATGGAAGGAGTATTCAACAACTGTTTATACGCAATCCTTTTTGGGTAGATTAATTAACTCTAAAGGTTGGCTCACATGGAACGACTCAGGCTTTGCTTTAAATACATTATATTATGGGGAATATGATAACAGGGGTCCAGGATCAGTCACTAGTGAGCGGGTTACATGGCATGGTTACCATGTCATGAACGAAAAACAGGCGTATCATTTCACAGTGTGCAATTTTATACAGGGTAATAAGTGGTTGCCTGCAACACATGTGCCTTACACTTGTGGTTTACTATAA